Below is a window of Streptomyces sp. WMMB303 DNA.
GCCGCCCGAGATCACCGAGAAGTGATGCCGCACGCCCCGCTCCCCGGCGCCGGTGCCGCGCGGGGCGGGGCGTGGTGTTGCGGGCGCACCGCCCGCCCTTCCCGGTGCCTCGCACCCGGCGGGTGACCGCCGGGTGACCGGCCCGGCCCTTCCCGCCGTCCCTACGCGACTCCTCGCGGAGAATTCATGAACGTACTGCTCGACAACCTGGCGCTGTTCCGCGAGGGATTCCTCGGCACCCTGTGGCTGACGGTCGTCAGCGCGCTGCTCGCCGTCGTACTCGGACTGCTGATCGCCGGCTTCCGGGTCTCGCCGGTGCCTCCGCTGCGCATCTTCGGCACCCTGTGGGTGAACGTGCTGCGGAACACCCCGCTCACACTGCTGTTCCTGGTGGCGTTCTTCGTGGTGCCCAAGGTGCTCTTCCCGGGCGTCGACTCCTTCGTCCTGGCCGTCTGCGCCTGCGGCTTCTACACCTCGTCCTTCGTCGCCGAGGCCGTCCGCTCGGGCATCAACACCGTCCCGATGGGTCAGGCGGAGGCCGCCCGCGCCATCGGTATGACGTTCACCCAGACCATGCGGATCGTGGTGCTCCCCCAGGCCACGCGCTCGGTCGTACCCCCGCTGAGCAGCATATTCATCGCGTTGACGAAGAACACCGCGGTCGCCGGTGCCTTCGACAACGTCGATCTGTTCAACATCCAGAAGACACTGAGCAACGACGGCTACGACATCGCAGTGATCTTCATCTGGATCACCCTCGGCTATCTGATCATCACCTACGCCATCAACGGCCTCTTCCGGCTGCTGGAGAACCGTCTGGAGGTCGCCCGATGAGCGCGAGCGTCCTGTTCGACGCGCCCGGCCCGAAGGCGCGCTTCCGCAACCTCGTCTACTCGGTCGTCGGCAGCATCGGTCTCGCCGCCCTGATCGCCTGGGTCTGCTACCGGCTCTACGACAAGGGGCAGTTCGAAGGCGAGCTGTGGGACATCTTCAACTACGCGGGCATCCGGGAGAACATCCTCGACGCCCTGATGTCCACCTTGAAGGTGTTCGCGCTGGCGGGCGTCTTCTCCCTGGTCTTCGCGGTGCTGCTGTGCGTGGCCCGGCTGTCCGACCACAAGCCGGTGCGCTGGGTGGCGGTCGTCTTCATCGACCTGTTCCGGTCGATCCCCCTGCTCATCACGATCTTCGCACTGTGGGTGGGCATCCTCGGCCACATGACCCCGATGTGGGCGCTCGTGCTGGGCCTGACCATCTACAACGGCTGCGTCCAGGCCGAGGTGCTGCGTGCCGGTGTCAACTCGGTGCCCAAGGGCCAGGTCGAGGCGGCCTACGCACTCGGGCTGCGCAAGACGCAGGTGACCGCCTCGGTGCTGTTCCCGCAGGCCGTACGCGCCATGCTGCCGTCCATCATCAGCCAGTTGGTGGTCACCCTCAAGGACACCTCGCTGGGCTACATCATCCTCTACCCGGAGCTGCTGTACTCGGCCCGCCTGATCGCCAACAACACCCCCGTCGGCGGCGTCTATCCGACAGTGCAGACCGTCATCGTCTTCGGCGCCATCTACATCTCGCTGTGTCTCGCCCTGGCGTGGCTCGCGAAGTTCGTCGAGCAGCGCGGCAGCCGCTCCAAGGCCGGCATCGTGCCTGCCGAGGCGAAGGAGCTCGAGGAGGCCGCGGCCCCCGCAGCGCCCGAGACGAACGGCCCGGGCAGCGGCCGACCGCCGTCGAAGTGACCCGAGAACCGACCGGCTGATCCGCACGCCGCCGCCCCCCGGACGGCCTGTGGCAAGGGCACCCACCCGAGCCACAGGCCGTCCCGGCGCCCCAGGGCCTCACTTGACGCATGCTCAGGCAATGGGTTGCATACCAGCGTGATCGCGCACCAGGCTCCACCATCGGAGAACCCCGGCCCCCGTCAGCACCACCAGGGCAGTGAGGTCTCCGCACCGTGGACCCGGTGATCGTCGTCGGGGCGGGTCCGGCCGGCCTCGCCCTGTCCCTCGCCCTCGCCCGCCACGCCGTCCCCTCCCTCGTCCTGGACTCCACCGACGGCATCCCCGCAGCCCGCGCGGCCCGCACCTGCCTGCTGCGGCCGGACACCGCTGCCGTCCTGCCCGCGCTGCCCGGACTGCGCTGGCGCTCCTGGCGCACCCGGCGCCGCGCGCAGCCGGTCGAGCGGGTCGACCTGCCTCCGGAGCAGGCGCCGCTGCACATCGAGCAGCACGCGCTGGAGCGGACACTGCGCAGCGCACTGGCGGACGAGAAGCTGGCGCGGATCGTCACCGGCAGCCATGTGGACCTGCTGGAACAGGACGCCGACGGGGTCACCGCACACACCCGGGGCCCCTCCGGTACCTGGTGGCGCGGCAGCTACGCCGTGGGCTGCGACGGCGCACGCTCGACCGTCCGCAAGCTGCTCGGAGTGCGCTTCCCGGGACGCACCTCGGTCGAACGGCACGCGGTCGCCGCACTGCGGGTGCGACTGCCGTGGGAGGAGAGGGCCTACGAAGCGGACGGCCGACGCGGCGCCGCCGACGTGGGCAGTGCGCTGCTGCACCGCGACCCGGACGGAGCGCCGGGAGAGGTGACCGCCCGCCCGCTCGCCGACGAGCGTTGGCGGCTGGACTGGCTGCTGCCGCCGCGCGGCGAGCTGGTCACCCCCGAGGAGATGCTGGAGCGGGTGGCGGAGACCCTCGCCGTCTGGTCCGAGGAGTCGGTGAGCACCCTCGCGCCCGGTCGCGGCAGGACCGGGGGCGGGCGCGGACACGGTTCCGGGCAGCCGGAACCCGGCCCGGGCGGCGGAATCGGCCCCTACGAACTCGTGGACACCGGCGTCCACACCGTCCACCAGCGGTTGGCCCGGCACTGGCGCGTCCAACGGGTCTTCCTCGCCGGGGACGCCGCCCATCTGACCGGCGCGCTGGGGGTGCAGTCCGTCGACGAGGGGCTACGGGACGCGGCGAACCTCGCCTGGAAGATCGCACTGGCCTGGCACCACGGTCACGGCGCGGCGGCGGACACCCTGCTGGACAGCTACGAGACGGAACGACGGGGTGCCGTGGCCGCCCGGCTGCACGCCGTCGACCAGACGCTGCCCGTGGTACGGCGCGGGGGCGGGCTGCGGGCGCTGCTCCCGGGCGGGGGCACGCGCTCCCGTCTGGGGCTGCTCACCGACGGCCACTTGGGGCGCGGGCTGCTGGGCGCGCCCCCCACCTACGCCCGCACGCCGTTGACATCTCCGCGTCTGAAGTCTGAAACAGTGTCGGTGGGAACGGCTCCCGGTGCTCCCGTGTCCGACGTCGCGGTCACGGCGGCGGACGGCTCCCGCGGCGCGCTGCACGACTGGTTGGGCGGGCGGGGCGGAGAGCTCCTGGTGCTGCTGGTGGCTCCGGGCACCGGCGTATGGGACAGCAAACACTGGCTGTCGGCAGGCATGATGCCCGAACTGGCGTCCGCCGTAGCGGAGCTGCCACTGCGCGCGACGCTGCTGGTCACCGAGAGCTACCCGGAGACGGCGGCGCACACGGTGCTGGCGATTCGCGCGGACGGCCATCTCGCGGCGGCCTTCCCCGCGGGACGTCCGCACGCGCTGCGAGCCTGCGCGGAAGCGGTGCGCGGGGGCGCGCACACGTGAGCCCACGTGCTCTCCGCCTGCGCGGCGTCGGGTGGCGCACGGTGCGCTGCCCGAGCCCGGCATGGCAGGTGCGAGAGCACCTGGTTGCGGTGCGCTGCCGGAGCGCCGACCGGCCCGCTGTCCGGCCCGTTCATCGCCGTCACAAACCGTGGAGATACTCGTCGAGTATCTCCGAGTCCTCGCCCTCCTCCTCGAGTGCCCGCCGGACCACCCGGAGCGCGAGACCCTCGGAGTACCCCTTGCGGGCCAGCATGCCGACGAGTCGCCGAAGGCGCTTCTCCCGGTCGAGCCCTCTGGTGGAGCGCAGTTTGCGCGCCACCAAGGCGCGCGCCGTCTCCTCCTCGGAGTCGGAGTCGAGCCGGCCGACAGCCTCGTCGATCACGGTGGAATCCACCCCCTTGGTACGCAGTTCCCGGGCGAGCGCTCTGCGGGCCAGACCTCTGCTGTGGTGCCGGGAATCCACCCAGGCGGCGGCGAACGCGGCGTCGTCGATGAGACCGACGTCCTCGAATCTGGCCAGCACCTCTTCCGCCGCCTCCTCGGGCACCTCTCGCTTGCGGAGCGCGTCGGCAAGCTGCCGTCGCGTCCGGGGCGTGCCGGTGAGGAGTCGGAGGCAGATGGCCCTGGCCCGCTCCACCGGGTCCTTCGGCTCGGCCTCCGCCCCGGGCCCCCGCTCGTCCGAGCCTCGCCCCCGGTTCCGGGACGACGCACGCGATGGTCCCGCTTCGGCCCTCGACGGAGCGGGACCATCGCTGTCCTGGATGTCCGCCGACAGGCCGTCGCCACAGCGGGCGGAGGCCGAGGGCGGCTCCGGGGAAAGTGTGTACTCCGGCCAGTCGCTGCGCCGTGTCACGGGCTAGCTCTTGGCCGCGGCGGCCTTGGATGCCTTGCTCGTCCTGGCCGCCTTGGCCGCCGGAGCCGGAACGCTCTTGGCCGGGTCGGTGCCGCTGTCCGCCGCAGGGGCTGCCGGGCTGCTGTCCGCGGCGTCGGTGCCGGGCTCGCCGGCCGGATCCTGCGGCTGTACGCCGATGCCCAGCTTCTCCTTGATCTTCTTCTCGATCTCGTTGGCCAGGTCGGGATTGTCCCGCAGGAAGTTGCGGGCGTTCTCCTTGCCCTGGCCGAGTTGATCGCCCTCGTAGGTGTACCAGGCTCCGGACTTGCGGATGAAGCCGTTCTCCACACCCATGTCGATCAGGCCGCCCTCGCGACTGATGCCCATGCCGTACAGGATGTCGAACTCGGCCTGCTTGAAGGGCGGCGCCACCTTGTTCTTGACAACCTTGACGCGAGTGCGGTTGCCGACGGCGTCGGTGCCGTCCTTCAAGGTCTCGATGCGGCGGATGTCGAGCCGCACCGAGGCGTAGAACTTCAGCGCGCGGCCACCTGTGGTGGTCTCCGGCGAGCCGAACATCACGCCGACCTTCTCGCGGAGCTGGTTGATGAAGATCGCGGTGGTCTTGGACTGGTTCAGCGCACCGGCGATCTTCCGCAGCGCCTGGCTCATCAGCCGGGCCTGGAGGCCCACGTGGGAGTCACCCATCTCGCCCTCGATCTCGGCCCGGGGCACCAGCGCCGCGACCGAGTCGACGATGATCAGGTCCAGCGCGCCGGAGCGGATCAGCATGTCGGTGATCTCGAGAGCCTGCTCACCGTTGTCCGGCTGCGAGAGGATCAGCGCGTCGGTGTCGACGCCGAGGCGCTTGGCGTATTCGGGGTCCAGCGCGTGCTCGGCGTCCACGAAGGCCACCGTGCCGCCCGCCTTCTGCGCGTTGGCCACCGCGTGCAGGGTCAGGGTCGTCTTGCCGGAGGACTCCGGGCCGTAGACCTCGACCACACGACCGCGCGGGAGGCCGCCGACGCCGAGGGCCACGTCCAGGGCGGTCGACCCGGTGGGGATGATCTCGATCGGCTCGTTCGGCCGCTCGCCCATGCGCATCACGGCGCCCTTGCCGAATTGCCGTTCAATCTGTGCGAGCGCGGCGTCGAGCGCCTTCTCGCGGTCGGTTCCTGCCATGGGTGCCACCCGGTTGTTTGCTTGAGTCGATCGCTTCACGTCTCACGACGCTAGCGGCTGCCACTGACAATCGGTCCGGACCCGCGCTCACTGGGCCGTGGCCTGAGCGGGCGTGCTCGCCGGAGACTCCATAAGAATCGATGTTCGATTTTTGCGTCAAGTCGCCCCGCACGCCTGTGGAAAACCCGCAGAACCGCAGATGAGAACGCCGATATGACGGTGACCCGAGCATGGCGCCGTCGTCGATCCACCGCGTTCACCGGCCGCGACGCCACCACCGGCTGCTTCGCTCACGACCCTCGCGGCTCCTATGCCTCTCGTGCCTCCCGAGCCCCTCATTTCCCCCGCGCCCCCTCCGCCGCCGCAGACGCGGCGCGTCAGCGTCGCCCGGTACGTCGTAGCGCTTCACATACGCACCGAGGAACCCCTGGAGCGTCGCCGTGGCGGGGATGGCGACCAGCGCGCCCACGACCCCCAGCAGCGAGGCTCCGGCGACCACCGAGCCGAAGGCGACGGCCGGATGGATGTCCACGGTCCGCGCCGTGATACGCGGCTGCAGGACGTAGTTCTCCAGCTGTTGGTAGAGCACGATGAACGCCAGGACCCACAAGGCCGTCCAGGGGTCCACGGTGAACGCGATCAGCAGCGGCAGTGCTCCGCCGATGTAGGTGCCGACGGTGGGCACGAACTGCGAGACCACCCCGACCCAGACCGCCAGTGCGGCGGCGTAGGGCACACCGAGCAGTTCGAGGAAGACGAAGTGCGCACCGCCGGAGATCAGCGCCATCAGAGCCCGCGAGTAGAGGTACCCCCCGGTCTTGGCCACGGCGATCTCCCAGGCCCGCAGCACCTCCGCCTGCCGCGCGGGCGGCAGCACCGAGCACAGCGCCACCCGCAGACGCGGAGCCTCGGCGGCGAAGTAGAAGGTGAAAAGGGCGACCGTCAGGAGTTGGAAGACCCCGCCCAGCAGGGTGGCGGAGATTCCCCACACGTTCCGCGCTCCGCTGCGCAGGAATCCGCGCGCCCAGTCGGAGTGGATGGCCCGCGAGCGGAGCCTGTCGACGTCCAGGTCGGTGTGGAAGTGGGCGTTGCTCCAGCGGAGTACGTCGGAGACATACCGGGGCAGGTTCTCCACGATGCGGCTGACCTGCTCGACGAAGAGCGAGCCGAGCGCCCCGAAGAACCCCGCCGCGGCGGCCAGAAGGACCACGGAGACCAGCGCGGTGGCCGGGCCGCGCCGCACACCGCGCCGGGAGAGACCGGCGACGGCGGGCTCCATGGCCAACGCCAGGAAGAACGCGATCAGCACGTCCAGCAGCAGCCCGAGGACACGTAGGAAGGCCCAGGAGAGGATCTGATAGGCGGCGACAAGACCGAGCGCGAGCACGAAGGCCCGGGGCAGCCAGCGCGGCATGCCGGCGGACCGCGCCCCGGGCGGCTCACCCGAGCCGGCTCCCCTGCTGCCCGCCGGGCCGCCGCAGCCGGCTCCGCCCCCGGCGCGACCGTCCCGCTGCCCGTCGCCGTCGCCTGGTGCACCCACCAGGCAAGTTTCGCGCCCGCGGAGACGGCGTCCGGTAAACGACTCACCTCTTGTGCGCGGGGACCTCCATGACGTCGCACACCACGCGCCAGATGTCCTTCGCGTCCCAGCCCGCGGCGAGTGCGTCGTGCACCGTCCGCCCGCCCAGACCGGACATCACATGATCGTGCGCGAAGGAGTCGGCGTACGACTCGCCGAAGTGCTCCGCCATCCGCTGCCAGAAGTCCGTCAACCGCATGACTCCAGTATCCAGCCCTCAGGGGGCGGCTCTCCCCGACCGGCCGGCCCCCGGAGGCGCGCGGGCCTACCGTCGGGGAATGGCTCCCTGTGGATCGGTCCTCTCCCGTGCGGAGAACTTCATCTGGCTGACGGCGCGCGTCCTGGAGCAGCGCCGATTCGCGCACGACTTCCTGGACGGCGATCCGGGCGCCGTCGAGACGGCTCTCGACGCCTACCGCAACAGCGACGGCGGCTACGGCCACGCACTCGACCCGGATCTGCGCGGCCCGGTGAGCCAGCCGCTGCACACTGCCGCCGCCGTGCGGATCCTGGACAGCATCGGGCGCTGCGCCGGGCAGCGGGTGGAGCGCATCGGCCGCTATCTGACGGCGGTCTCCACCCGGGAGGGCGCGCTGCCCGCCGTGCATCCCTCGCTGCGAGGTTGTCCGGCAGCGCCCTGGTTCCCGGTCGTGGACGCGCCCCCGGGCGACCTGCTGGCCACCGGTCCGGTAGTCGGCACCCTGCACCGCAACAACGTGTGGCACGCATGGCTGTTCCGCGCGACGGACTACTGCTGGAACACCGTCGAGTCCCTGGGCAAGACCCATCCGTACGAGGTGCGGGCGGCGCTCGCCTTCCTGGAGGGCGTCCCCGACCGGCCGCGCGCCGAGGCCGCAGCGGAGCGTCTGGGGACGCTGGTGCGCGAGCAGCGCCTTGTCGTGACGGACCCGGGCCGCAGGGCGGATTTCCCGCTCCCCAAGGGGTACACGCCGGCCGAGTACCACTACCCGACCGACTTCGCGCGTTCTCCCCGCTCGCCCGCCCGGCGCTGGTTCTCCGACGTGGAGCTGGAGCGCGCACTCGACCACCTGGTCAGCCGCCGGCGGGACGACGGCGGCTGGGACGTGAACCGGCCCCACTGGGCGCCGGGGACAGCACTGGAGGGGCGTCCGCAGGTCACGCTGGAGGCGCTGCGCACGCTGCGTGCCTACGGTCGGCTGTGAACGCGCTCCGATCAGTCGTCCTCCGAAGCGACGGCGCGCGCGTGCTGCTCGGACCGCGCGAGCCCCGCGGGATCCGACGGGCTAGCCCAGCGCCCGTACGCCTGCCGTGACCAGCACCGCGACGGCGACGACCACCAGGAACGGCGCCCGCACCGCCAGTGCTGCAGCGGCAGCGGCGAGCCCGGCGGCGCGGGCGTCGAGCACCAGCGACACCTGGTCGGCGAAGGTCTGCTGCGCGATCAGTGCCGCGAGCAGCGCGACGGGCAGCAGCGCGGCCAGCCGCTGGACCAGGGGCCGCTCCAGCACTCCCGCGGGTACCGAGAGACCGAGCAGCTTCACCAGGTAGCAGCCGAGGGCGGTGGCCCCTATGGCGATCCACACGCTCATCGTGTCTCCTCTGTCGCGTTCCGTTCCGCTTCCCGCACCGCACGCCGACGGGACAGCGGCCTGCTGTACACCAGCAGCACGAGAGGTGCCGCCATTGCGGCCGCCAGCACCGGCACCCCGGCCGGCAGCACCGGGAGCAGCCCGAGCCCCAGGATGACGGCCACAGCTGCTGTCGCCCGCTCCCGACCGGCGCGGAGCATGGGCGCCAACAGGGCGAGGAAGGCGGCAGGGCCGGCCGCGTCCAGCCCCCAGGTGTCCGTGTCCCCCAGGGCTCCGGCGCCCAGCGCGCCGATCAGGGTGGTGAGGTTCCACAGCACGAACAGGGTCGCTCCGGTGACGGTGAATCCGAGCCGGACCGCGTGCTGTCCGCGCTGCGCCAGGGCGACGGCCGAGGTCTCGTCGATCACCCAGTGCGCGGCGGCCGGCCGCACACTCCCGCGCAGCCCGAGCAGCGGGGAGAGCCGCAGCCCGTAGAAGGCGTTCCGGAAGCTCAGGAAGAAGGCACCGGCAGCGGCGGTCAGGGGCCCGCCCCCGGCGGCGAGCGCGCCGACGAGGGCGAACTGCGAGGCACCGGTGAAGACGAACAGGCTCAGGGCGCAGGTCTGGGCGAGGGAGATGCCCGCACCGGCGGCCGTCACGCCGAAGGCGAAGCCGGAGAGTCCGACGGCGACGCCGACGCCCAGTGCGTCGCGTACGACAGCACGGTCGTCGCGCGGGCTCTCCGCTGTGGTGTCCCCCGGTGCGCTCGGTACGCCGGTGGTTTCCGGGGGTGCGGAGGTGCTCGGCATCTCCGGTTGGTCGAGGGTTTCTCTCCGCTGTGGCACACGGTCACGTTAGGGAACCGGAGCTCATCCGTTCTTGTACGTTCTTGCACGTCCCCGCCGGTAGGCGCCGGGCGGTACGCCGACGATCCGGCCGAAGTGCCGCGTCAGGTGGGACTGGTCGGCGAAGCCGACGGCCGTGGCCGTCTCCGCGACCGGCAGCCCCGCGTCCAGCAGGGCGCGCGCCCGCTGCACGCGCGCGTCCGTCAGCCAGGTGTGCGGCGGCATCCCGTACATCCGGCGGAAGGCGCGCAGCAGGGCGAAGGGGCTGGTCCCCAGGTCGGCGGCGAGGCTCTCCAGGGAGGGCGGGTCGGCCATCCGCTCCTCCAGCAGCGCGCGGGCCCGCAGCGCGTACCGGGCCCCCGGGAGGCGGACCGGGCGTTCGGGCAGCACGCCGCCGTGCAGCTTCAGCAGCCGGGCGACCACCGCGTGCAGGTGGGTGTCGGCGGCGAGCGCGTTGCCCTCGTCGAGCGCTCGGTGCACGGCCCGCACCTGGTGGGCCGAGACCGGGTCGTCGGCAGCCGCGACGGTGAATCCGGGGGTGCCCCGGAGGCTGGTGGTCTCGGCGGCGATCCGGGCGACCAGGGCCGTATCGGGGTAGAGCACCTCGTAGGACCAGCCCTCGGGCGTCCCGGCGTGCCCGGTGTGCATCGTGTCCGGGTTGATCAGCGCCATCCCTCCGGCGCCCACCCGGTGTACGCGGCCACCGTGGTGGAACGCCTCCACTCCGTCGGTGATCGCGGCCAGCACATAGGTCTCGTGTGTGTGCCGGGCGAAGGTCTTGCGGATGTAGCGGGCTCGCAGCAGGTCCACTCCCGGCAGCTTCGGCGACTGCCAGTAGTGCGCCCTCTCCTCCCGCGTCATATCCCCCATTGTCCTCCGCGCCGATGATCCGATGAGCGGGGGTTGTGTCGGCTTCGGCGCGGCTCTCGCCTGCCTCCCGGTCGTGGCCCCGGGCCGGTGTCAGTGCCGTGCTGCACGATGGGAACCATGGCTCGGACATCGGCGCTGGACGCCTTCTCACCGGCGACCCGTGCATGGTTCACGGGTGCCTTCAGCGAGCCCACGGCCGCGCAGGAGGGTGCCTGGCGTGCGCTGGCGGAGGAGTCGGACGCGCTCGTGGTGGCACCGACCGGTTCGGGCAAGACGCTGGCCGCCTTCCTCGCTTCGCTGGACGCGCTGACCGCCACCCCGCCGCCCGCCGATCCGCTCAAGCGCTGTCGTGTGCTGTACGTGTCGCCGCTGAAGGCGCTCGCCGTCGATGTCGAACGCAATCTGCGCAGCCCTCTCACGGGTATCCGGCAGGAGTCGCTGCGGCTGGGACTGCCCGAGCCGGAGATCAGGGTCGGGATCCGTTCCGGCGACACCCCCGCGACCGAGCGCAGGTCGATCGCCCGGCGCCCGCCGGACATCCTGATCACCACCCCCGAGTCGCTGTTCCTGATGCTGACCTCCGGCGCCCGGGAGGCGCTCTCCGGCGTCGAGACGGTGATCCTCGACGAGGTGCACGCGGTGGCGGGCACCAAGCGGGGTGCGCATCTGGCGCTCTCCCTGGAGCGGCTGGACGAGCTGCTGGACGGCCCGGCGCGCCGGATCGGCCTGTCGGCCACCGTGCGGCCGGTGGACGAGGTGGCCCGTTTCCTCTCGCCCCGCAGGAACGCCGCGATCGTGCAGCCACCTTCCGGCAAGCGCTTCGACCTCTCGGTCGTGGTGCCCGTCGAGGACATGGGCGAGCTGGGAGGTTCCCCCGCTCAGGACGCCTCCGGGACCGCGGGCGGTGGTCCGGGAGGTGGAGACACGCCATCGATCTGGCCCTCGGTGGAGGAGCGGATCACCGACCTCATCCAGGAACACCGCTCCACCATCGTCTTCGCCAACTCACGGCGGCTGGCCGAGCGGCTGTGCAACCGGCTGAACGAGATCGCCTACGAACGCGCCACAGGCGAGCCCATGCCCGAGGACCACTCGCCGGCCGAGCTGATGGGCAACGCGGGCGCGGTCACCGGGGCACCCCCGGTGCTCGCCCGGGCGCACCACGGTTCGGTCTCCAAGGAGCAGCGCTCCCAGGTGGAGGAGGATCTGAAGGCGGGCAGGCTGCCTGCCGTCGTGGCCACCTCCAGTCTGGAGCTGGGCATCGACATGGGAGCCGTCGATCTCGTGATCCAGGTGGAGTCGCCGCCCTCGGTGGCTTCGGGGCTTCAGCGTGTGGGTCGGGCGGGCCACCAGGTGGGCGCGGTCTCGGCGGGAGTGGTCTTCCCCAAGTACCGGGGCGATCTGGTGCAGTCCGCCGTGGTCACCGAGCGGATGCGCGAGGGGGCCATCGAGGCGCTGCGCATCCCCGCCAACCCCCTGGACGTCCTCGCCCAGCAGATCGTCGCGATGGTCGCGGTGGACACCTGGAACGTGGACGAGCTGCTGGCTCTGGTGCGGCGGGCGGCCCCGTTCGCCGCACTTCCGGAGTCCGCCTACATCTCGGTGCTGGACATGCTGGCCGGACGGTATCCCTCGGACGCCTTCGCCGAGCTGCGCCCGCGCCTGGTGTGGGACCGGGTGGCCGAGACACTCAGCGGCCGTCCGGGCGCGCAGCGGCTGGCCGTGACCTCCGGCGGCACCATCCCGGACCGTGGGCTGTTCGGGGTGTTCCTGGCCGGAGCCGACCCGAAGAAGGGCGGCGGCCGGGTCGGGGAGCTGGACGAGGAGATGGTCTACGAGTCCCGGGTGGGTGATGTCTTCACCCTCGGTACGACGACATGGCGCATCGAGGACATCACCCGGGATCGTGTCCTGGTCACTCCCGCACCCGGGGTGCCGGGTCGGCTGCCGTTCTGGCGGGGCGACCAGTTGGGCAGACCGCTGGAGCTGGGCCGAGCCCTGGGCGCCTTTCTGCGGGAGATCGGCTCGCTCTCCCGCGAGCAGGCGGAGCAGCGGCTGGCGGCCTCCGGAATGGACGCGCTGGCCGTCGGCAATCTGCTGGCCTATCTGGCCGAGCAGCGCGAGGCCGCCGGGCACGTCCCGGACGACAGGACGATCGTCGTCGAGCGCTTCCGCGACGAGCTGGGCGACTGGCGCATCGTGGTGCACTCACCGTTCGGCGCCCAGGTGCACGCGCCCTGGGCGCTGGCCATCGGCGCCCGGCTGACGGAGCGGTACGGCATGGACGCGCAGGTGATGCATGCCGACGACGGGCTGGTGTTGCGGCTGCCGGACGCGGAACTGCTGGACCTCGACCTGTTCGACGGGGAAGCGCGGCCGCCGCGCACGCCCGGGCAGGAGGCCCCGGCCGACCGGGACGAGCCTCCGCTGGGTGTCGGCGACGTCCTCTTCGACAAGGGCGAGGTCGAGCAGACCGTCACCGACCAGGTGGGCAATTCGGCGCTGTTCGCGGCCCGCTTCCGGGAGTGCGCCTCGCGG
It encodes the following:
- a CDS encoding AzlC family ABC transporter permease, with product MPSTSAPPETTGVPSAPGDTTAESPRDDRAVVRDALGVGVAVGLSGFAFGVTAAGAGISLAQTCALSLFVFTGASQFALVGALAAGGGPLTAAAGAFFLSFRNAFYGLRLSPLLGLRGSVRPAAAHWVIDETSAVALAQRGQHAVRLGFTVTGATLFVLWNLTTLIGALGAGALGDTDTWGLDAAGPAAFLALLAPMLRAGRERATAAVAVILGLGLLPVLPAGVPVLAAAMAAPLVLLVYSRPLSRRRAVREAERNATEETR
- a CDS encoding AraC family transcriptional regulator codes for the protein MGDMTREERAHYWQSPKLPGVDLLRARYIRKTFARHTHETYVLAAITDGVEAFHHGGRVHRVGAGGMALINPDTMHTGHAGTPEGWSYEVLYPDTALVARIAAETTSLRGTPGFTVAAADDPVSAHQVRAVHRALDEGNALAADTHLHAVVARLLKLHGGVLPERPVRLPGARYALRARALLEERMADPPSLESLAADLGTSPFALLRAFRRMYGMPPHTWLTDARVQRARALLDAGLPVAETATAVGFADQSHLTRHFGRIVGVPPGAYRRGRARTYKNG
- a CDS encoding DEAD/DEAH box helicase; the protein is MGTMARTSALDAFSPATRAWFTGAFSEPTAAQEGAWRALAEESDALVVAPTGSGKTLAAFLASLDALTATPPPADPLKRCRVLYVSPLKALAVDVERNLRSPLTGIRQESLRLGLPEPEIRVGIRSGDTPATERRSIARRPPDILITTPESLFLMLTSGAREALSGVETVILDEVHAVAGTKRGAHLALSLERLDELLDGPARRIGLSATVRPVDEVARFLSPRRNAAIVQPPSGKRFDLSVVVPVEDMGELGGSPAQDASGTAGGGPGGGDTPSIWPSVEERITDLIQEHRSTIVFANSRRLAERLCNRLNEIAYERATGEPMPEDHSPAELMGNAGAVTGAPPVLARAHHGSVSKEQRSQVEEDLKAGRLPAVVATSSLELGIDMGAVDLVIQVESPPSVASGLQRVGRAGHQVGAVSAGVVFPKYRGDLVQSAVVTERMREGAIEALRIPANPLDVLAQQIVAMVAVDTWNVDELLALVRRAAPFAALPESAYISVLDMLAGRYPSDAFAELRPRLVWDRVAETLSGRPGAQRLAVTSGGTIPDRGLFGVFLAGADPKKGGGRVGELDEEMVYESRVGDVFTLGTTTWRIEDITRDRVLVTPAPGVPGRLPFWRGDQLGRPLELGRALGAFLREIGSLSREQAEQRLAASGMDALAVGNLLAYLAEQREAAGHVPDDRTIVVERFRDELGDWRIVVHSPFGAQVHAPWALAIGARLTERYGMDAQVMHADDGLVLRLPDAELLDLDLFDGEARPPRTPGQEAPADRDEPPLGVGDVLFDKGEVEQTVTDQVGNSALFAARFRECASRALLLPRRSPGKRTPLWQQRQRASQLLQVAAEFGSFPIVLEAVRECLQDVFDVPGLTELMGDIESRRVRVVEVTTPEPSPFARSLLFGYVAQYLYEGDSPLAERRAAALSLDSRLLSELLGQAELRELLDADVLAELERELQWRTEDRRLKDVEGVADLLRLLGPLTPDELAERGAEPGWAAELETARRAVLVRIAGRDHWAAIEDAGRLRDALGVALPVGVPEAFTEPVADPLGDLLSRYARTHGPFTSVEAADRFGLGTAVADGALHRLAAVGRLVQGEFHPSGIGQEWCDTGVLRRLRRRSLAALRQELEPVPPQSLAAFLPQWQHVRTNSLRGVEGLLRSVEQLQGAPVPASALEKLVLPGRVADYAPPLLDELTASGEVVWAGAGALPGKDGWISLLLADAAPLLLPSPQPLELTPVHRAVLTALEGGYGLFFRQIAERARAAHPETTDPQLTEALWDLVWSGRVTGDTLSPLRALLGSGRTAGSTAHRAKRPTPRGRYGSFTAAAVAAGSGAARRGPGRPPGAAPPTVAGRWSLLPAAESEPTHRAHALARTLLDRHGVVTRGAVAAEGVEGGFSAAYRVLSAFEESGQARRGYVVEGLGAAQFAMDGAVDRLRAVSTARERESGVPGAYGGPHRSGAPAGAGALVLAAADPANAYGAALPWPAPPPGATHKPGRKAGALVVLVDGALTLYVERGGKTLLAWARDPAAPESAAADPGTAPTSEAAHPPDSAQVVAAVDALTEAARRGALGTVTVERVNGTAALSSPLSAALEAAGFHPTPRGLRLRAR